A genomic region of Roseateles amylovorans contains the following coding sequences:
- a CDS encoding PQQ-dependent sugar dehydrogenase, translating into MGVSKGKTACGWGVTRWAACVVAIGMSAGGAGAADGTATPTATAAAAAAAMQSGTARPVDRMAQTDTVAENAPPLQTLSTSLDRPWGMAQLPSGDLLITQKGGTLVRVSTAGKLLATVSGVPKVLDVGQGGLLGIAIDPDFAAGENWVYLSYSEPGTGAEARLAGTSVARGRLKGDQLVDLQVIFRQQPKVDSVGHYGSRIVFARDKTVFITTGERMKGQPSQDLAQTLGKVIHLNRDGSLPSNNPSLGATARPGIWSYGHRNIQGAALHPQTGELWVSEHGPQGGDEINIARAGQNYGWPVRSYGCPYGSPVGEACRLGGGKQAPEFVEPLTTWVPLSIAPAGLVFYTGTMFPQWRGQLFSGSLAGQALWRLTLDGDRVVAREKMYGSLGERFRDVVQAQDGALLMVTDGGKLLRLAK; encoded by the coding sequence ATGGGTGTGAGCAAGGGGAAGACGGCCTGCGGCTGGGGCGTCACGCGGTGGGCGGCCTGCGTCGTGGCGATCGGCATGAGCGCCGGTGGCGCCGGGGCGGCGGATGGGACCGCGACGCCGACGGCCACTGCGGCAGCGGCTGCGGCTGCGATGCAGTCGGGCACGGCACGGCCGGTCGACCGCATGGCGCAGACCGACACCGTGGCGGAGAACGCGCCCCCGCTGCAGACGCTCAGCACCAGCCTGGATCGACCATGGGGCATGGCGCAACTGCCCAGCGGCGATTTGCTCATCACCCAGAAGGGCGGCACCTTGGTGCGGGTGTCCACGGCCGGCAAGCTGCTGGCGACCGTGAGCGGCGTGCCCAAGGTGCTGGATGTCGGCCAGGGCGGCCTGCTGGGCATTGCGATCGACCCCGACTTCGCTGCCGGCGAGAACTGGGTCTACCTGTCCTATTCCGAACCCGGCACCGGCGCCGAGGCCAGGCTGGCAGGCACTTCGGTCGCGCGCGGCCGCCTCAAGGGCGACCAACTGGTGGACCTGCAGGTGATCTTCCGTCAGCAGCCGAAGGTCGACAGCGTCGGACATTACGGCTCGCGGATCGTCTTTGCGCGCGACAAGACCGTGTTCATCACCACCGGCGAACGCATGAAGGGTCAGCCGTCGCAAGACCTGGCGCAGACGCTGGGCAAGGTGATCCACCTCAACCGCGACGGCAGCCTGCCATCGAACAACCCGTCACTCGGCGCCACGGCCAGGCCCGGCATCTGGAGCTACGGCCATCGCAACATCCAGGGCGCGGCATTGCATCCGCAGACCGGCGAACTCTGGGTCAGCGAGCACGGCCCGCAAGGCGGCGACGAGATCAACATCGCCCGCGCCGGTCAGAACTATGGCTGGCCCGTGCGCAGCTATGGCTGCCCCTACGGCTCGCCGGTCGGCGAGGCCTGCCGCCTCGGCGGCGGCAAGCAGGCGCCGGAGTTCGTCGAGCCGCTGACCACCTGGGTGCCGCTGTCCATCGCCCCGGCGGGGCTCGTCTTCTATACCGGCACGATGTTCCCGCAGTGGCGCGGGCAGTTGTTTTCCGGGTCGCTGGCCGGTCAGGCCTTGTGGCGGCTGACGCTGGACGGCGATCGGGTCGTGGCCCGCGAAAAGATGTATGGCTCGCTGGGCGAGCGCTTCCGCGATGTCGTCCAGGCCCAGGACGGCGCGCTGCTGATGGTTACCGATGGGGGCAAGTTGCTGCGCCTGGCCAAGTGA
- the fusA gene encoding elongation factor G gives MPVNPAIAAIRTLALTGPAGAGKTSLAEALLLKAGTIKTAGAVEKGNTVSDHDPLEKRMQHSLQTTLMHIAHGGLRIHLLDTPGAPDFIGQALPALEAVETVAVVINAQAGIELMAQRMMAAAAQRGLTRLIIVNKIEAPGVNLAALLDQLRETFGRECLPLNLPAAQGTRVQDCFFGCSGTSDFGSVEAAHRALVEQVVEVDPEFVDRYLNDGDVPASELHAPLEQAFREGHLIPVCFVSTKCGAGIAELLDVIEKLLPNPYEANPPQFLRGEGEAAQPLQVVMDPDQHVVAHVFKIQSDPYLGKLAMVRVHQGTLRRHAQLYVGHARKPVRVAHLFMLQGKEHVDIEQALPGDLCALAKLDELHFDAVLHDAPEDEHLHLAPVTLPTPVHGLALRPTRHGDEQRLWEVLARLVEEDPCLRLERGGDQAGIGAQGGETLIYGLGELHLRVLLDRLRETYKFDVQTQPPRIGYRETISAAAEGHHRHKKQTGGAGQFGEVWLRIEPLERGAGFEFRDEVKGGTVPSQFMPAVEKGVRQALAAGVVAGYPLVDLRVTVFDGKHHSVDSKEVAFIAAGRKALVAAVREARPLVLEPIVQVEIHAPESATGDITGDLASRRGQVSGTRSSVPGQISVEGLVPLAELTAYQNRLNAMTSGQGRYSMVLSHYEAVPPSTQAQLSSSYQLKDDD, from the coding sequence ATGCCGGTGAATCCTGCGATTGCGGCGATCCGCACCCTCGCCCTCACCGGTCCGGCCGGCGCCGGCAAGACCTCGCTGGCCGAGGCCCTGCTGCTCAAGGCCGGCACGATCAAGACTGCCGGTGCGGTGGAGAAAGGCAATACGGTCAGCGACCACGACCCGCTCGAGAAACGGATGCAGCACTCGCTGCAGACCACGCTGATGCACATCGCGCATGGCGGCCTGCGCATCCATTTGCTGGACACGCCCGGCGCGCCGGACTTCATCGGACAGGCGCTGCCGGCGCTGGAAGCGGTGGAGACCGTGGCCGTGGTGATCAATGCGCAGGCCGGCATCGAGCTGATGGCCCAACGCATGATGGCCGCAGCCGCGCAACGTGGACTGACGCGCCTGATCATCGTCAACAAGATCGAGGCGCCCGGCGTGAACCTCGCTGCGCTGCTGGACCAACTGCGTGAGACCTTCGGCCGCGAATGCCTGCCGCTGAATCTGCCCGCGGCCCAGGGCACGCGGGTGCAGGACTGCTTCTTCGGTTGCAGCGGGACCAGCGATTTCGGCTCGGTCGAGGCGGCGCATCGTGCCCTGGTCGAGCAGGTGGTGGAGGTCGATCCTGAGTTTGTCGATCGCTATCTGAACGACGGCGATGTCCCCGCCAGCGAACTGCATGCGCCGCTGGAGCAGGCCTTTCGCGAAGGCCATCTGATCCCGGTGTGCTTCGTGTCGACGAAATGCGGCGCGGGGATCGCCGAACTGCTGGACGTCATCGAGAAGCTGCTGCCGAATCCGTATGAGGCGAATCCGCCGCAGTTCCTGAGGGGCGAAGGCGAGGCCGCGCAGCCGCTGCAGGTGGTGATGGATCCGGACCAGCATGTGGTGGCGCATGTGTTCAAGATCCAGTCGGATCCCTACCTCGGCAAACTGGCGATGGTTCGGGTCCATCAGGGCACGCTCCGCCGCCATGCGCAGCTCTACGTCGGCCATGCCCGCAAGCCGGTGCGTGTGGCGCATCTGTTCATGTTGCAGGGCAAGGAGCATGTCGACATCGAGCAGGCGCTGCCCGGCGACTTGTGCGCCTTGGCCAAGCTGGACGAACTGCACTTCGACGCGGTGCTGCACGATGCCCCCGAGGACGAGCATCTGCACCTCGCGCCGGTCACGCTGCCGACGCCGGTGCATGGACTCGCCCTGCGACCCACGCGCCATGGCGACGAACAGCGGCTGTGGGAGGTGCTGGCGCGCCTGGTGGAGGAGGATCCCTGCCTGCGCCTGGAACGTGGCGGCGATCAGGCCGGCATCGGGGCCCAGGGCGGCGAGACACTGATCTACGGCCTGGGCGAATTGCACCTGCGGGTGCTGCTGGATCGCCTGAGAGAGACCTACAAGTTCGATGTCCAGACCCAGCCGCCGCGCATCGGTTATCGAGAGACGATCTCCGCCGCCGCCGAGGGCCACCATCGCCACAAGAAACAGACCGGCGGCGCGGGTCAGTTCGGTGAGGTGTGGTTGCGCATCGAGCCCCTGGAGCGCGGCGCCGGATTCGAGTTTCGGGATGAGGTGAAGGGCGGCACCGTGCCCAGCCAGTTCATGCCGGCGGTGGAAAAGGGCGTGCGTCAGGCGTTGGCGGCGGGCGTGGTGGCGGGCTATCCGCTGGTCGATCTGCGGGTGACGGTGTTCGACGGCAAGCACCATTCGGTGGACTCCAAGGAAGTCGCCTTCATCGCCGCCGGACGCAAGGCGCTGGTCGCGGCGGTCAGAGAGGCGCGTCCGCTGGTGCTGGAGCCCATCGTGCAGGTGGAGATCCATGCCCCGGAATCCGCCACCGGCGACATCACCGGTGATCTGGCTTCGCGGCGCGGCCAGGTCAGCGGCACCCGCAGCAGCGTGCCCGGACAGATCAGCGTGGAAGGACTGGTGCCCCTGGCCGAGCTCACCGCCTATCAGAACCGGCTCAATGCCATGACCAGCGGCCAGGGGCGCTACAGCATGGTGCTGTCCCATTACGAGGCGGTGCCGCCCAGCACGCAGGCACAGCTGTCGTCCAGCTATCAGCTCAAGGACGACGACTAG